From Rhodothermales bacterium, a single genomic window includes:
- a CDS encoding DUF5060 domain-containing protein, with protein sequence MLNVLHRPPVASGWLTVFILLWCAMPSRAGAASFDDAAPAPDQQAVTVTGELKKWHTVTLTFDGPSTSETASPNPFRNYRLNVTFTKGSKTYVVPGYYAADGNAGETSATSGAKWRVHFTPDETGTWNYSVSFVTGTDIAVSTSAGTPTSFNGTSGSFTIAGTDKTGDDFRARGRLRYAGKHYMKLDNGDWFIENGSGSPENLLGDPDFDGTFNFAGDHLKTYSAHIQDWKTGDPSWKGGKGKGIVGAMNYLAGEGINSQFFITMNVEGDGKDVWPWTAYEERYRFDVSKLDQWEILFTHMNNKGILLHVVLQELGNEFLLDGGDLGLQRKLYYREMIARFGHHNLKWNLGEEHKIEGIGNTDAQRIAFTGYINANDPYKSIITMHSQAGTDKYLLIYGPLLGNPAYSGISFQIHDGEWDVAGDKTYNRITEWRDYSTDAGRPWIITLDECCGWNGGVRPDESNMEAVRKSEMWGSLMAGGAGFDWYLGFDVDKRDLELEDFRRYDFLWEQSTIAHTFFTAYLPFQDMEPKSGLAPLYSNRVFAKTGSIYAVYLPNGGTTTLDLGATVKTYPVQWYNPRTGGALKNGTVTSVSGPGVKSIGSPPSETTKDWVAIVGDPLDGPVDPPPPPPPPSTAGAFLESGGQVVIEAEHYAASIPRGGQEWLLKSDKTGFSGDGAMAALPDLNKNLYSFVNTSPEMIFDVSFGTTGTYYVWLRMWANNADDNRVHVGLNGQSSNAASFMVTNTYNTWTWTRTRLTSSTATLGVNSAGTHTINVWMQKDEAYVDKIVLTTDAGFTPTGAGPAESPREGGEDPPPPPGDAPAVTSLTLINAVTDLPIAGYDPIPAGATLNLATLPTRSLNIRANVNSLTKSLIFGYDTNDTYRKESLAPFAIGGDASGNYSAWTPATGSHEVRATPYGGTSFTGAVGATYSLSFSVIDPSSASKTGAVDASLAMEAVPLVFAIESAYPNPFTERGEVVITVDRDQVVQVSLYDVLGREIGTLFAGTLEAGVRHRIAVDGASLAPGLFVVRARGETEALQRMLVHAR encoded by the coding sequence ATGCTCAACGTGCTACATCGTCCGCCGGTCGCCTCGGGATGGCTGACCGTTTTTATCCTCCTCTGGTGCGCCATGCCATCCCGGGCGGGCGCCGCATCCTTCGATGACGCCGCGCCGGCGCCGGACCAACAGGCGGTGACCGTCACCGGCGAGTTGAAAAAGTGGCATACCGTCACCCTCACGTTCGACGGCCCCTCGACCTCCGAAACCGCCAGCCCCAACCCGTTCCGGAATTACCGCCTTAACGTCACGTTTACCAAAGGCTCCAAGACCTACGTCGTACCCGGCTACTACGCGGCCGACGGCAACGCCGGCGAAACCAGCGCCACGAGCGGCGCCAAGTGGCGCGTCCACTTCACGCCGGACGAAACCGGAACGTGGAACTACAGCGTATCCTTCGTCACCGGCACCGACATCGCCGTCAGCACCTCCGCCGGCACGCCGACCTCGTTCAACGGCACCTCCGGCTCGTTTACCATCGCGGGGACGGACAAAACCGGCGACGACTTCCGCGCGCGGGGTCGGCTCCGCTACGCCGGCAAACACTACATGAAGCTCGACAACGGGGACTGGTTTATCGAAAACGGTTCAGGCAGCCCGGAAAACCTGCTCGGGGATCCTGACTTCGACGGGACCTTCAACTTCGCCGGCGACCACCTCAAAACGTACAGCGCCCACATCCAGGACTGGAAGACGGGCGATCCATCCTGGAAAGGAGGGAAAGGCAAGGGGATCGTCGGCGCCATGAACTACCTCGCCGGCGAAGGCATCAACTCGCAGTTTTTTATCACAATGAACGTCGAGGGCGACGGCAAGGATGTCTGGCCCTGGACGGCCTACGAAGAGCGCTACCGCTTCGACGTGTCCAAACTCGATCAGTGGGAGATCCTCTTCACCCACATGAACAACAAGGGCATCCTGCTCCATGTCGTCCTACAGGAACTGGGGAATGAGTTTTTGCTTGATGGCGGAGACCTCGGCCTCCAGCGCAAGCTCTACTACCGGGAGATGATCGCCCGCTTCGGGCACCACAACCTGAAATGGAATCTGGGCGAGGAGCACAAGATCGAGGGCATAGGCAACACGGATGCGCAGCGCATCGCGTTTACGGGGTACATCAACGCGAACGACCCGTACAAGAGCATCATCACGATGCACTCGCAGGCCGGCACGGACAAATACCTGCTCATCTACGGCCCCCTCCTGGGTAACCCTGCCTACAGCGGCATCTCCTTCCAGATTCACGATGGCGAATGGGATGTCGCCGGCGACAAAACCTACAACCGCATTACCGAATGGCGCGACTACTCCACCGACGCCGGCCGGCCGTGGATCATCACGCTGGACGAATGCTGCGGGTGGAACGGAGGCGTACGGCCGGACGAGTCCAACATGGAGGCCGTCCGAAAATCCGAGATGTGGGGCAGCCTCATGGCCGGCGGCGCCGGGTTCGACTGGTACCTCGGGTTCGATGTCGATAAACGTGACCTGGAACTGGAGGACTTCCGGCGGTACGACTTCCTCTGGGAGCAATCCACCATCGCCCACACGTTCTTTACAGCGTACCTGCCCTTTCAGGACATGGAGCCCAAAAGCGGCCTCGCCCCGCTCTACTCGAACCGCGTCTTCGCCAAAACAGGCTCCATTTACGCGGTATACCTGCCGAACGGAGGTACCACCACGCTCGACCTCGGCGCTACCGTCAAGACCTACCCCGTCCAGTGGTATAATCCGCGCACGGGCGGCGCGCTGAAAAACGGGACGGTCACGTCGGTGTCCGGACCGGGCGTCAAATCGATCGGTAGCCCGCCTTCGGAGACGACCAAAGACTGGGTGGCCATCGTGGGTGATCCGCTCGACGGTCCGGTTGACCCGCCACCGCCTCCGCCGCCTCCATCCACCGCCGGCGCCTTCCTGGAATCCGGGGGCCAGGTGGTCATAGAAGCCGAACACTACGCCGCCTCCATCCCACGCGGCGGCCAGGAATGGCTCCTCAAATCCGATAAAACCGGCTTCAGCGGCGATGGCGCGATGGCGGCCCTTCCGGATCTGAATAAAAACCTCTATTCGTTTGTCAACACCAGCCCGGAGATGATCTTTGACGTGTCGTTCGGCACCACCGGCACCTACTACGTGTGGCTGCGGATGTGGGCGAATAACGCTGATGACAACCGGGTACATGTAGGACTCAATGGGCAGTCCTCCAACGCCGCGTCGTTTATGGTGACCAACACCTACAACACGTGGACGTGGACCCGCACGCGTCTGACTTCGAGTACGGCCACGCTGGGCGTCAACAGCGCCGGCACACACACCATCAACGTGTGGATGCAGAAGGACGAAGCGTATGTCGATAAGATCGTCCTCACCACCGACGCCGGCTTCACCCCCACCGGCGCCGGCCCCGCGGAAAGCCCGCGCGAAGGCGGCGAGGATCCGCCACCGCCTCCGGGCGATGCGCCGGCCGTGACCAGCCTGACGCTTATCAACGCGGTGACCGATCTGCCGATCGCCGGCTACGACCCGATCCCTGCCGGCGCGACGCTCAACCTCGCCACGCTGCCGACCCGCAGCCTCAACATTCGGGCCAACGTAAACTCCCTCACGAAAAGCCTGATTTTCGGTTACGACACGAACGATACCTACCGCAAGGAATCCCTGGCGCCCTTCGCGATCGGCGGTGATGCTTCGGGCAACTACAGCGCGTGGACGCCGGCGACCGGCTCGCACGAGGTGCGCGCCACGCCCTATGGCGGGACCAGCTTCACGGGCGCCGTCGGCGCCACGTACAGCCTGTCGTTCAGTGTGATCGACCCGTCGTCTGCTTCCAAAACGGGCGCCGTCGATGCCTCGCTCGCGATGGAGGCCGTCCCGCTCGTCTTCGCCATCGAGAGCGCCTACCCCAACCCGTTCACCGAGCGCGGCGAAGTCGTCATCACGGTCGACCGCGACCAGGTCGTGCAGGTGAGCCTGTACGACGTCCTCGGGCGGGAAATCGGGACGTTATTCGCCGGCACGCTGGAGGCCGGCGTCCGCCACCGCATCGCCGTGGATGGCGCATCGCTCGCGCCAGGCCTCTTCGTTGTCCGCGCCCGCGGCGAGACGGAGGCCCTGCAACGGATGCTCGTCCACGCCCGCTAG